The sequence below is a genomic window from Gammaproteobacteria bacterium.
CGACACCCCCGCCCGAGCGCGTTATCGTCGTACCGGCCACGCCCTACGGCAGCGCGCCCTGGCTCCATTCCTACCCGCCCCGCCATCGACCCCGCGATCAACGGGACCACAAGCACCGGCCACCCGCCGACGAGGATCGGCCCCCGCGGCGGCCACCGGCCATGGTCCTGCCGGACCTCTGAGGCGCGTGACGGGCGGGTCGGCTCAGGCCTCTGCCTCGGTGGGATAGGCCACCGCCAGCCCACCCAGGCCGCAATAGCCGCCGGGGTTCCTGGCCAGATACTGCTGGTGATACTCCTCGGCATAGTAGAACGCGGGCGCGGCGAGGATCTCGGTGGTGATGGTGCCGCGGCCAGCCGCGGTCAAGGCCGCCTGGTAGCGCGCGCGCGTGGCCTCGGCGACCCGGCGCTGCTCCTCCGAATAGACATAGATGCCGGAACGGTACTGCGTGCCGACGTCGTTGCCCTGGCGCATGCCCTGCGTCGGGTCATGGGCCTCCCAGAAGACGCGCAGCAGATCCGCGTAGGCGATCTTCGCCGGATCGAACACCACGCGCACGACCTC
It includes:
- the msrA gene encoding peptide-methionine (S)-S-oxide reductase MsrA, with protein sequence MLWNRKPAQMPTSEEALPGRTVAMPVPERHVVNGHRLTPPFPAGLELALFGLGCFWGAERKFWETPGVYSTAAGYAAGHTPNPTYQEVCSGQTGHNEVVRVVFDPAKIAYADLLRVFWEAHDPTQGMRQGNDVGTQYRSGIYVYSEEQRRVAEATRARYQAALTAAGRGTITTEILAAPAFYYAEEYHQQYLARNPGGYCGLGGLAVAYPTEAEA